One Ricinus communis isolate WT05 ecotype wild-type chromosome 1, ASM1957865v1, whole genome shotgun sequence DNA window includes the following coding sequences:
- the LOC8265781 gene encoding leucine carboxyl methyltransferase 1 homolog isoform X1: MAKPVPDSHSNRAAVQATNDDASASKLSCVKKGYMKDNYIHLFVRRPVRRSPIINRGYYARWAALRKLMYQFLDCEMNGDEKGHTKKQILSIGAGFDTTYFQLQDEGKAPSLYVELDFKEVTSKKAAIIESSQLREKVGASASISQEKGEVFSEHYKLLPVDLRDIQKLDEIITLTNMDPSLPTFIIAECVLIYLDPDSTRAIVGWTSKTFSTAVFFLYEQIHPNDAFGQQMIRNLESRGCALLGIYATPTLLAKEKLFLDQGWQRAVAWDMLRVYSDFIEAQERRRIERLELFDEFEEWHMMQEHYCVTFAINDAMGLFGNLGFPTHQQHVTSNSSAASPRKTKD; the protein is encoded by the exons TGATTCGCACAGCAATAGAGCAGCAGTTCAAGCGACAAACGACGACGCCTCAGCCAGTAAATT gTCATGTGTTAAAAAGGGATACATGAAAGATAATTACATCCATTTATTTGTAAGACGACCTGTGAGGAGATCTCCAATAATCAACCGCG GCTACTATGCTCGCTGGGCTGCTCTTCGCAAGCTTATGTATCAGTTTCTTGATTGTGAAATGAACGGTGATGAAAAAGGCCATACAAAAAAGCAGATACTGTCAATTGGAGCTGGCTTTGATACAACTTATTTTCAGTTACAG GATGAGGGAAAAGCACCATCTCTATACGTGGAGCTGGACTTCAAGGAG GTAACTAGTAAAAAGGCAGCAATTATTGAATCCAGTCAGTTGAGGGAGAAAGTTGGTGCTTCAGCATCAATCTCACAAG AGAAAGGAGAAGTGTTTAGTGAGCATTACAAGCTACTACCAGTTGACTTGCGTGATATACAAAAACTAGATGAGATCATAACTTTGACAAATATGGATCCCAG TTTGCCAACATTTATAATTGCAGAATGCGTTTTAATATACTTGGATCCAGATTCTACCCGTGCTATAGTTGGTTGGACTTCAAAGACATTTTCGACAGCAGTGTTTTTCTTATATGAACAG ATTCATCCCAATGATGCTTTTGGGCAACAAATGATCAGGAATTTGGAG AGTCGTGGTTGTGCACTATTGGGGATTTATGCTACACCAACTTTACTTGCAAAGGAAAAGCTTTTTCTCGATCAAGGATGGCAG AGGGCTGTTGCTTGGGACATGCTGAGAGTCTATAGTGATTTTATTGAAGCTCAAGAAAGGCGCAG GATTGAACGGCTGGAATTATTTGATGAGTTTGAGGAATGGCACATGATGCAG GAGCACTACTGTGTGACTTTTGCAATAAACGATGCCATG GGGCTGTTTGGAAATCTCGGGTTTCCTACCCATCAGCAGCACGTGACAAGCAATTCATCAGCAGCATCTCCACGAAAGACCAAGGATTAA
- the LOC8265781 gene encoding leucine carboxyl methyltransferase 1 homolog isoform X2, giving the protein MAKPVPDSHSNRAAVQATNDDASASKLSCVKKGYMKDNYIHLFVRRPVRRSPIINRGYYARWAALRKLMYQFLDCEMNGDEKGHTKKQILSIGAGFDTTYFQLQDEGKAPSLYVELDFKEVTSKKAAIIESSQLREKVGASASISQEKGEVFSEHYKLLPVDLRDIQKLDEIITLTNMDPSLPTFIIAECVLIYLDPDSTRAIVGWTSKTFSTAVFFLYEQIHPNDAFGQQMIRNLESRGCALLGIYATPTLLAKEKLFLDQGWQRAVAWDMLRVYSDFIEAQERRRSTTV; this is encoded by the exons TGATTCGCACAGCAATAGAGCAGCAGTTCAAGCGACAAACGACGACGCCTCAGCCAGTAAATT gTCATGTGTTAAAAAGGGATACATGAAAGATAATTACATCCATTTATTTGTAAGACGACCTGTGAGGAGATCTCCAATAATCAACCGCG GCTACTATGCTCGCTGGGCTGCTCTTCGCAAGCTTATGTATCAGTTTCTTGATTGTGAAATGAACGGTGATGAAAAAGGCCATACAAAAAAGCAGATACTGTCAATTGGAGCTGGCTTTGATACAACTTATTTTCAGTTACAG GATGAGGGAAAAGCACCATCTCTATACGTGGAGCTGGACTTCAAGGAG GTAACTAGTAAAAAGGCAGCAATTATTGAATCCAGTCAGTTGAGGGAGAAAGTTGGTGCTTCAGCATCAATCTCACAAG AGAAAGGAGAAGTGTTTAGTGAGCATTACAAGCTACTACCAGTTGACTTGCGTGATATACAAAAACTAGATGAGATCATAACTTTGACAAATATGGATCCCAG TTTGCCAACATTTATAATTGCAGAATGCGTTTTAATATACTTGGATCCAGATTCTACCCGTGCTATAGTTGGTTGGACTTCAAAGACATTTTCGACAGCAGTGTTTTTCTTATATGAACAG ATTCATCCCAATGATGCTTTTGGGCAACAAATGATCAGGAATTTGGAG AGTCGTGGTTGTGCACTATTGGGGATTTATGCTACACCAACTTTACTTGCAAAGGAAAAGCTTTTTCTCGATCAAGGATGGCAG AGGGCTGTTGCTTGGGACATGCTGAGAGTCTATAGTGATTTTATTGAAGCTCAAGAAAGGCGCAG GAGCACTACTGTGTGA